ACAGATGCGACAGAACCGTGCCAATTGTTTTAGGACGCTAGGAAAAATAACATTTATAATCGTGTTTCGCGTTCTGTTGCTTGATCTTGCTGCGTAACGCTGTCTATAAAGTATTTTAGTTAAATTGTAAAGGTTATTTTTCCTAGCGTCCTTATTTAGGCATGAGACCCAATCATAACAAAAAGTACGTTGCCAGGCCCAGAAATATGGCAAAACCAAGAATGTCGGTGGTCGTGGTTAGCATAGGTCCTGCGCTAATGGCAGGATCCATGCCGAGGCGTTGGACAATGATGGGCATGCACACCCCTGCAACACCAGACCAAAGCATGATACAGATGATTGATATCCCTAAAATGAGAGATAGTGAGAGATCACGCTGCCAAAAATAGACAATACCACCAAGGGCTACCGCAAAGATGCAGCCATTCATCAACCCAACAAACATTTCTTTAGCAATTGATTTCCAGGTATTGGCTGACATCAGTTCTCGGGTGGCAAGGGCTCTAACGGTCACCGTGACTGTTTGCATGCCAGAGTTGCCACCCATAGCAGCAACGATAGTCATTAAAAACGAAAGAGCAACTTTTTCTTCAATGGATTCTCCAAACTGAGAAATGACAAATGAGGCAATGACAGCACTGATTAGGGTGACAAAAAGCCACCTTGAGCGCCAATAGGAGGTTTTAACAATAGGTGCGTGAAAGTCGGATTCTCGAACACCAGCCAAGTGCATGATATCTTCTTCTGCCTCTTCTTCAATAACATCAACGATGTCATCGACAGTAATCATTCCAACAATGCGATCAGCATGATCGATCACAGGGACTGAGAGGAGGGCATAGTGACTGAACAGCAAGGCAACTTCTTCTTGGTCCATTTCCACCGGAACTGTTTTTAGATCCGGGTCCATAATTTCCCCGACCGAAATGCTTGGGCTATGGCGCACAAGCTTATCGCAAGAAATAACACCTATCGGGTGATGTCGGGGATCAACCACATAAATATCATAGAAATTTTCTGGAAGGTCTTGGGCTTCTCGAATAAAGTCAATGACCTCTTTTGCC
The genomic region above belongs to Pseudomonadota bacterium and contains:
- the mgtE gene encoding magnesium transporter; the encoded protein is MTDETVKFDPNQNQLEAPLYGVSESLLVEITGAIQKNDIAQLESLTEPLHVADIADLISKLESEERRSYLQLIKHRLDPEILTFIEDPIKEEVLEIVGTKGVARAITSLESDDAIHLIEDLDEKQQRAVLRYVPAQDRAMLEEALAYPEDSAGRLMQRHLVCVPTFWKAKEVIDFIREAQDLPENFYDIYVVDPRHHPIGVISCDKLVRHSPSISVGEIMDPDLKTVPVEMDQEEVALLFSHYALLSVPVIDHADRIVGMITVDDIVDVIEEEAEEDIMHLAGVRESDFHAPIVKTSYWRSRWLFVTLISAVIASFVISQFGESIEEKVALSFLMTIVAAMGGNSGMQTVTVTVRALATRELMSANTWKSIAKEMFVGLMNGCIFAVALGGIVYFWQRDLSLSLILGISIICIMLWSGVAGVCMPIIVQRLGMDPAISAGPMLTTTTDILGFAIFLGLATYFLL